The Oryza glaberrima chromosome 5, OglaRS2, whole genome shotgun sequence DNA segment TTCTACCCTGCGTCCTACCACGATCTGCCCGCCGAGAACTTCTTCTTCTCGGTGTCTACATCCACCGGCATCACGCTGCTAAAGAATTTCAGCGTGTACATCACCGCCAAAGCGCTCAGCCAGGCGTACATCATCAGGGAGTTCACACTCCCACCATCAACAACTGGCTCCTTGTCGCTGATCTTCACACCCACGGCGATGAACAATGCGTCCTACGCCTTTGTCAATGGCATTGAGATCATCTCGATGCCCAACATCTTCAGCCAAGCAGCAGCGAGTGTTGATATCGCCGGCAACGAGGTGAGCACCACTGACAGCAGCCTGCAGACTATATACCGCCTCAACGTCGGTGGTTCATACGTGGCTCCGACAAATGATTCTGGGCTGTCACGTGACTGGTACGACGACACGCCATATATCTATGGTGCCGCAGTGGGTGTGACCTACCAGGCTAATGACACTGTCCAGATCAAGTACCCTAAAAATGACCCTGATGCAGAGTACGCTGCACCGGCAAGCGTATACCTCACCAGCCGATCAATGGGGCCTGACCCGAAGGTGAACAAGAACTACAAATTGACGTGGGTGTTCGAGGTGGATGGCAACTTCACCTACATCGTCAGGCTCCACTTTTGTGAGCTACTGCTCTCCAAGCCGAACCAGCGGGTGTTCGACATCCTGATCAATAACAAAACCGCCCAGTCCGGGGCCGATGTCATCGGGTGGGGAGGTCAATTTGTTCCAGTCTATAAGGACTACGCCACAATCATGCCTGGTGGTGCTGGTGACAAGGTCCTGTGGGTACAGCTGATGCCTAACGTTGGGAGTGGGTCAGAGTTCTTCGATTCTCTTCTCAATGGACTGGAGATCTTCAAGATGAGCGACTCTTCTGGCAACCTGGCCGGTCCGAATCCCGACCCTTCCAAGTTGCTTGAGGAAGCTGAGTCCTCAGCTCAAGGGAAGTTCAAGTCCAAGCCTAGCAACCTCAAGGCCACCGTGATCGGCGGTGCTGCAGGTGGCGCTGCCGCGTTTGGGATTGTTGCGGCCATCTGCATCGTGGTGTATCAATCAAAGAAGAGGAAGGTGCTAAATAACAGTGCATCCCACTCATCTGGATGGCTGCCAGTGTATGGTGGTAACTCGCACACAAGCACCAGCAAATCGTCTGGTGGCAGAAGCGCCGCCCTGATCAACCCAAACATCACGGCCATGTGCCGGCACTTCTCATTTGGAGAGATCAAGTCAGCAACGAAGAACTTTGATGAATCACTGGTGATTGGAGTTGGTGGGTTTGGGAAGGTGTATCGGGGTGTGGTTGACGGTGACACCAAGGTGGCTATCAAGCGGAGCAACCCGTCGTCGGAGCAGGGCGTGCTGGAGTTCCAGACTGAGATCGAGATGCTGTCCAAGCTGCGACACAAGCACCTTGTCTCGCTCATCGGCTGCTGCGAGGACGAGGGCGAGATGATCCTCGTGTATGACTACATGGCGCACGGCACGCTCCGTGAGCACCTGTACAAGGGTGGTAAGCCGGCTCTGTCATGGAAGCAACGGCTCGAGATCACAATTGGCGCCGCTCGTGGACTTCACTACCTTCACACCGGTGCCAAGTACACCATCATCCATCGTGACGTCAAGACGACCAATATCCTCGTCGACGAGAAGTGGGTCGCCAAGGTCTCTGATTTTGGCCTGTCCAAGACTGGCCCGACGGCCATGAACCAGACCCATGTCAGCACCATGGTCAAAGGAAGCTTCGGATACCTCGACCCAGAGTACTTCCGGCGGCAGCAGCTCACGGAGAAGTCCGACGTCTACTCGTTCGGTGTCGTGTTGTTCGAGGTTCTGTGTGCACGGCCTGCTTTGAACCCGAGCCTTCCACGGGAGCAGGTCAGCCTCGCCGACCACGCCATGAGCTGCCAGAGGAAAGGAACCCTTCATGACATCATCGACCCGTTGCTAAACGGCAAGATCGCACCTGACTGCCTGAAGAAGTTCGCCGAAACGGCAGAGAAGTGCCTGGCCGACCATGGCGTGGACCGCCCGTCCATGGGCGACGTCCTTTGGAACCTTGAGTTCGCGTTGCAGATGCAGGAGACATTTGAGAACGGCGGGAAGACGGAGGGAGCAGACAGCACGAGCGACAGCACCACCACTTCTGTGGCGGACAGCATGGCTGCCAACGCCGCGGCGCTGTCGCTGATCAGCGAGGATATGGACGAGGAGGACATCGCTAACAGCGTGGTGTTCTCGCAGCTCGTCCGCCCAACTGGCAGGtgagatggatcgatcgatgggcATGGGAACGAGTTGTATTATCCGGCGGGATGGTAGGTGGAACAGGCCATGCGTGCATACCGTTTGTTTGGGACTGGGATCGATTTACTGGTGTTGAACTGTTCGTATGTACGTAACATGGGAGATCAGGATATGTGTACATGTGTTGCATTATTCTTGATTTATTATTTGATTCCATTCTAGTTGTCTTACACTGGTCAGTtgtgaaaaaagagagaagaaaagttaaaccgctagtttttttttatttgagaacAAAACAGCtagttcagaattcagattacAGGTCAAAGGCTACTGTGCTTGGATAAGAGAGAAACTGGGGATTGTCTGTATATATTTTGCCATTTTTTTCTCCATCAacgttagttttttttcttataaacttctactatggttgtgtttagttctgcgcaaagtttggattttggttatTAAAAAGTTGTATGTATATGatatgttgatgtgatggaaaaggactgaaatttagatccaaactttagatctaaacacagcctatatgcATAGTGTGCACGCTGCCAAATatagggaaagagagagatagagagatttTAGAGCTGGTCAATCCAGAGCAATTGTTATGCGGGTCTATCAAAAAatccattataatttttttgggttaaaaatatttagttataattataatataattatatgatgAATTACCAAATGAGTGGATACATACGAAAGAATGGCTGGTGTTATGATCATCTACATTCTAGTCACTGAGTCGTCATCTGGCTTATGCAACTCACGTATAGCATTGATTCTATGTAATTGGGCGCTGCTATATACTATACCGGAGTTACATTGTCCTGTTTCGATCTCCAGCTCCTCTGCGCAAGGCCACGATTTTATTCCCCCCTGCTTAGCATGGATCTCTCTGAGCGCAacaatcgaaagttttcaaaataaaaaatgtctCTGGTATTTTTAGCAAAACCGTTATTATGCAGTTGCTTGATGTGAGGCAAGGTGAAAAATGtagggatacgcgtaggctgcgatagtataaatcaaaatttttctaccgcgtaaaccaggaaccatacaagtattagatcataaatcgttaccactcgacgcgctgcgcagcggaagacgacgctaagaagtcgaaggaacactcgcgaagtagcgcgcgtagatatagaggaagtagtcgatcgcaccggctcgaacttctcctcctcgtgcgttctcctcgtcGTACTCTCACGCCAATCAGCACCGCGCAACGCCTCTACCGGGATATATCCACATGTACAAACATGGAACGCCacacgcagatgtgctagcacacacgcgcggctagggttttgctcgggaagggagtggcggctagggtttctcacgtgatgcaatacctccgccggtcacatctctcacgaatatataggatccatcactcgggcctccaaggcccgtaggactcctgttcggatccctatccgaattaagctcatattgaatctccatccaatccccttattccggcccattaagcgtgcgagcctgtaggttcatgtacactcggctgtaacccgaaaactccttttcggttcacgcgtcaacagcggcccctagcagaacgtattgacccaccaggcatacataaagatcatatcggctgaacctctagtgtatacttgtatgaacccctttgcctcacgatatcgattaagctcaaggatagatatgtgccatcctctaatagctcaatcattcactcgaacctgtgatagattatataacttgtgattgactcagtcacctttggcatggccatgcagatgcataatctacaacatcgaggggtccagagatatctctccataggaggggcaaatcccatcttgattattcatatcccactacatgtttcatagcatacccgaaaactacttttacaACTACCTAATTACAGagagcgtttagcagtccctaagtaagctactacacatgttgcgAAACCATAatatctcaggtctaaggattcaacaccaacactaaatgagatcactgatgacacaacacatatggctcttgcagtgtttcatgttgggtctatccaacaacatgtgtccacattattaatttggtatctatataccatgatccatgagacatgatcatcaattaatacatgtgctgatcatctaaatatatttgttccacatatgatatttgatcagggatcctttagaaatagcaacatgcaacataaagagtctcataaAGAATcatatattcattaaccaataatgagttatctatttcaaggaacaaagtcggataaatatgtaaacatagtatgtgatacaatcatctctatgattacctctagggcatatcactaacagaaAATGTGTGGCGGTATCTTTACTTGATAAATGAGTATGCATTACctcctttttcatttttattttgtctTTTAATGTGAATACTTCATACCTGTAATATAAAGTtaaaatctaaatcgagagaCCTCTCTATTTAGTCTTAATGGAAGACATTACATACATCAAAAAAGTACTACTACACATGCATCTCTTCTTAGCTATTATGTCATACATATCTTTTTTCCCTTCTtacaatttttctcttaaactactttGGCTGAGTTCGCGAGTGAGGGTCCCAACCCTCACTCCCTAGGACTCAAAACGAAATAGCgtttagcgcatgattaattaagtattagctaaaataattttgaaaaatggactaatatgatttttttaaagtaactttcctattgaaaatttttgcaaaaaatgcaccgtttggtagtttgaaaaacgtgcgcacggaaaacaagggaggtgagttgggaaagtagaGATAAGAACTCAGCCTCATCTGAtatacaatccgattacactatTGTGTTCATTGCAATaaaatctttataataagatctAACATGactatatatgtaaattacttttattatatatgcatgttacTTTTAtcgtatatataaattatagatttgattaaattacttcttatacattcataatgctctgagttgattacttttattattgttttagtcaattccataatatgtgttgattaaatttaatttctagataggcTCATGCTTTTATCTATACAACtgatttacttctaatgttttAACAACTTACTCCCATTTTgtactaagttacttttatgattttcttaaaattaCTTTCAAACCTTACAgaatttactttcataaatgtatttagttGAAAATCTTCTCTACACATTTTTTGGTGAATTTACTCCACATAGTTTGTTACTTCAACTCAGTCATAATGTAATTACTTGTGTTATAGAGAGTTACTTCTGTTGCATatctaagttacttctacaatttaaataaattattttaaattaataaaggTTGGATTACATTCAACATGGATCTCGTTTTTTCACATGTTTTAAGTAgagtacaatgatgcaaatagatcttaaaaataatGTGTGATTTTAAAgagatcttaaaaaaaaacttgtcatggcggtttgcgttctcgggattagtgcttccgtCTTTATGAccctctaatcttgtttatgtaattcgtcgagttatcatatacactTCGTAATCTCTGATAAATTGCGTTATATAACTTGTCATCGGCTGGTTCTTACTGTTAGGAAGTAACCGATAGagttatgttttgttattaacTTAGATTATATtgtgtatctaccatctctcagaggttttcatcatcttgcctaGATTTTATACTtctctttatgcttaatgctgcatcggttgagttcgatctattaagtaatatcttTAATTATGATATCTggcttgttttatgattatcgagagagatagcatcggggtttcagccgatcttacctgatttagctactttATATCTCATCCGCTTGATTGATATGCTAGGTCTGccatttatattaagatcttattgcattaaggtatattaggcttcttgtttaatatattatgcctgttttgatatcttagtataaagtggtatcggagtattagccgatacatcctagatttatctgatcggctatgctaaaAATGTCTATATAATCATTGATTTAATGTATACTtcgacttaagtgatttatatagtctcggcatggtgaccgatctatcccaatcacttagtttaagtATACGTTGAAAGAATGATTATAtgtcgttaatatctacagccgatcgagtagatttagttttatcttatttatttataactGCCGATCAATTTCACTATGACATcggcccaaagataaatgatatgtcatcggcaactagccgatcaactatcatttatagatttaaccgcggtttttcttgtctttctttcttgttgattgcacaatcaaatcaactggcacgctcacgaaccaaaaagcaagattttggacctacactgaaATTAAGCAGAGATTAGccttgtgagcttaatcattcatctgcaattttggttatatactttcttgttcttgtttttgttgttcaattcgcaaacagggattagccttcttggCGAGATCAACTACATTTTgacacggttgataaccagaggagaatTGGTGCTGCGAttggggctcaagagcgtgtttGATCAAGAAGTCGGATCGATTTGTGTTGCGACTCCACCTAAATCAACTATCTATCAGAACCTTTcgaaagatcgggaaccctagtccACATCGCGTGCTGCCAGCGCCTCCGCCCTCCCTATCTTGCGCGTGAGAAACAGGAAGAAGGAAGCAGAGAAagaagcgagagagagatggacaGAGAGCGGTGAGGATGAAATCgagggaggagaaagggataagagagagagaaataaaataaaaagaaaggaaaagagaaaagaggtggggcccactagtgggacccacattcTAGGCTCTTCCTCCATGAGCACTCTCTCCttataagtctattttacctccctctaGTTTTCTGTCCAAGCCTAAGACATCCATTCcttattaaaatctatattacaCCCCTACACTTTTGGCTGAGCCCGAGGGGTGGATGCCTCTATAGAAGTCCATAGGACGCCCTTCATCTAACCCTCGGGCAGAGCCCATCAGCAACCTCCTCCCTCTACCTAAAGTCTATGTCGTGTCCCACTACAACCCAAAGCCTCTCTATAACACCTCCCCACCCCGAGTTCTTCCTCCTCAGTTTATAAATCcttccaaattttgaaaatacatatcttTCAAACCGTAACTCCGATTGACTCCTTTCAACTTCCATAATCTCTCTAAAagtgagatctatttaatggcaccaGTAGTTGGATTGAATGTtgctttattttctttcttttaggaTTGTGCGTGGATATTCTTTGATTGTTCATCGGACATTTCGGATATTCTGGATATTTATCGATCATGGGTATTCTGCTTATTTAATTGCTGCGGATTTCTTGAAGATATTATAATCTAAAGAAAGGCAAGTCACTACGCTCCCTtacttgaacatattgaacctATATTTAGAAATTTgttgtttgcaaataaaaattgcatgctaattataaaacCGCGTACCTACACTTGCATAAAACCCATCCTTGATATTGTTATCACTATGTTATACATTCATCCATTGTTGCCTGAGTCTATTTATTTATACGCAGTCAATTAATGACATCGCTTAGCATTGCTATTATAGGCGATTGTACACTCTATACCTTGTGTTATATGGTTATGGATGTGAGATCACTCTTTGTGAGTGATTGATGATGTGcgggtggagacatgagcaccaCCCGCCACACAAAAATCTTTTGCGAAAACTAAAACTTAatgaaacaaaacaatttcgactggggcggcacGATCAGAATATGGGTGGAACGGTTAGTCGCCaaccctggtcagttaaggaccgagtcaGGAAGCTATACAGGAAACGAACCAAGTACGACCACATTTCATGAATGGATAGACCCAATGGACTAGGAAATTCTCGTGGGACGGCACCCCAGTCATGGTAGGTTCTGTATGAGTGTGATGTTGTTGTTGAAGTGCTGATAATTggaaaataccggtaaaaacctAAAATGCACCCTATAAGTATGTATATGTTAAATATCCCATGATCCCTGGAGCGCTAGGACTCAGCTCACTTCTGGCTCGAGGTAGGTTTGGTGTGCCAGGGGTGCAATGGGGGCTCATAGTCCTTGGAGCGGGTGTCGCAATGCGAGAATGACTAAAAAGCCGGGCCGTGATCAGTCTCATATGTTGGGTAAGTCACAGAATGCGGGATTAAAAGTGTACCACCCCGATTTTGTTTCgagattaaaaatcaattaataatgcattttctagaaattaaataaaagttgaagcaatttaatcaagtgaaataatgggagaattaaaattttcccttaaaaataattagttgAGAATATTtcgtaatattctttgtgccctaaaataatcaccggatttttccgtgaattttcagagctcaatatCTAATTTTAATGTCACAcagttcatttaatcaattaaatcaaaaaagtaaaacaaataaattcctccttcctctctttgggccattttcggcccaagATCTTTTCCCCCTCCTTGGCCCGCTcgcccctctctccttccctcctccctctcgggCCGACCCCTCCCTTCTCAGCCCGATCGACTTTCCCTTGCACAAAGTCTAAATAACCATCTgcccggcctcctctctcttcccctcgcCGACAGGTGGACCCGAGGCGCCACCTGTCAAGGCCTCCTTCTACTACCTCGAGCTCCCTGAGCCAAAAACGCCGCCATGCCGCCGTTTTGCCGCCCACGTTGCCGCCGATTCCGGCTCCTCCCGCTCGTGCCCTCACGCCCAAACCGCATGAAATCggttcccctccacctcctccaccaaatcccccACTTTTACCCAATGTTTGGCGCCAAATCGAGTCCCCACTCCGCCCATGTTGAgctccacgtcgccggccgttgccgccccAAATTCGCCACTCCCCGGGCTCCCCGTTGCTCTCTCGCGCTATAAAAAGCCTCCCCGTGCTCTCCTCATccgtttcccccatttttcccaaGCCGCCGCACCCTCCCTCGCTCTCCCAGCGCCGATCCTCATCGCCGCCCCTCGCCAGCGACCTTCcagccggccaccaccgccgccctaaGCACCGCCAAGTCGAACCACCGCCACCATCAGCttcgccgctccacgccgcaTCCCAGCCTCCACCTCGCTTCCCTGAACCATCGCCGAAACCCCGCTCTCACCGCAAGCCCGAGCCACCACTGCCTCCTACCGCTCCAGCCGCGCATAGCCACCTGTCCAGTCGACCCTGCGGTGCACCGTCGCCCTCCTCGATACCGCGGCCGTCGTCCGcagcccgtccacccctccgtcttCGCGAA contains these protein-coding regions:
- the LOC127772998 gene encoding receptor-like protein kinase FERONIA, whose product is MASRRHVLIAALIMVGVLEFANADKYKPTESILVNCGSDKEGQDIDGRKWLSDKDSKWLIDGEKSSIMANADFQDPSLPSPVPYMTARVFTKETMYNFSVGEERHWVRLHFYPASYHDLPAENFFFSVSTSTGITLLKNFSVYITAKALSQAYIIREFTLPPSTTGSLSLIFTPTAMNNASYAFVNGIEIISMPNIFSQAAASVDIAGNEVSTTDSSLQTIYRLNVGGSYVAPTNDSGLSRDWYDDTPYIYGAAVGVTYQANDTVQIKYPKNDPDAEYAAPASVYLTSRSMGPDPKVNKNYKLTWVFEVDGNFTYIVRLHFCELLLSKPNQRVFDILINNKTAQSGADVIGWGGQFVPVYKDYATIMPGGAGDKVLWVQLMPNVGSGSEFFDSLLNGLEIFKMSDSSGNLAGPNPDPSKLLEEAESSAQGKFKSKPSNLKATVIGGAAGGAAAFGIVAAICIVVYQSKKRKVLNNSASHSSGWLPVYGGNSHTSTSKSSGGRSAALINPNITAMCRHFSFGEIKSATKNFDESLVIGVGGFGKVYRGVVDGDTKVAIKRSNPSSEQGVLEFQTEIEMLSKLRHKHLVSLIGCCEDEGEMILVYDYMAHGTLREHLYKGGKPALSWKQRLEITIGAARGLHYLHTGAKYTIIHRDVKTTNILVDEKWVAKVSDFGLSKTGPTAMNQTHVSTMVKGSFGYLDPEYFRRQQLTEKSDVYSFGVVLFEVLCARPALNPSLPREQVSLADHAMSCQRKGTLHDIIDPLLNGKIAPDCLKKFAETAEKCLADHGVDRPSMGDVLWNLEFALQMQETFENGGKTEGADSTSDSTTTSVADSMAANAAALSLISEDMDEEDIANSVVFSQLVRPTGR